Proteins encoded within one genomic window of Trichomycterus rosablanca isolate fTriRos1 chromosome 7, fTriRos1.hap1, whole genome shotgun sequence:
- the htr1aa gene encoding 5-hydroxytryptamine (serotonin) receptor 1A a, whose product METGDNQTRTNGTGGVQESRTNLTYQFVTSFLLAALILFAVLGNACVITAIALERSLQNVANYLIGSLAVTDLMVSVLVLPMAALYQVLDKWTLGQEICDLFISLDVLCCTSSILHLCAIALDRYWTITDPIDYMNKRTPRRAAVLISLTWVVGFSISIPPMLGWRTAEDRSDPDACSISQDPAYTVYSTFGAFYLPLIIMLVLYGRIFRAARFRIRKNMGRRGRISARIADDEFSITVNGTEHNKKDTVELKGSKLHILPLSCHKSPIPEQKNGRSLEARRKAAMGRERRAVKTLGIIMGTFILCWLPFFTVALVLPFCKSRCFMPKWLGDVINWLGYSNSLLNPVIYAYFNKDFQNAFKKILRCKCIRR is encoded by the coding sequence ATGGAGACGGGCGACAACCAGACCCGCACCAACGGCACCGGGGGGGTCCAGGAGAGCCGCACCAACCTGACCTACCAATTCGTCACCTCCTTCCTCCTGGCGGCTTTGATCCTGTTCGCCGTCCTGGGGAACGCCTGCGTGATCACAGCCATCGCTTTAGAGCGTTCCCTGCAGAACGTGGCTAATTATTTAATTGGATCGTTAGCGGTGACGGACCTGATGGTTTCGGTTCTGGTTCTGCCCATGGCCGCTCTCTACCAGGTCCTGGATAAGTGGACGTTGGGTCAGGAGATCTGCGACCTGTTTATTTCTCTGGACGTCCTCTGCTGCACCTCGTCCATCCTTCACCTGTGCGCCATCGCTCTCGACCGCTACTGGACCATCACCGATCCCATCGACTACATGAACAAGCGGACCCCCAGGCGCGCCGCCGTGCTCATCAGCCTGACCTGGGTGGTCGGGTTCTCCATCTCCATCCCGCCCATGCTGGGCTGGCGTACGGCGGAGGACCGGTCCGACCCGGACGCCTGCTCCATCAGCCAGGACCCGGCGTACACCGTGTACTCCACGTTCGGCGCGTTTTACCTCCCGCTCATCATCATGCTCGTCCTGTACGGACGCATCTTCCGGGCCGCCAGGTTCCGGATCCGGAAGAACATGGGGAGGCGAGGGAGGATTTCCGCCAGGATCGCGGACGACGAGTTCAGCATCACGGTCAACGGGACCGAACACAACAAGAAGGACACGGTGGAGCTGAAGGGTTCCAAACTTCACATCCTGCCGCTGTCCTGCCACAAGTCTCCGATCCCGGAGCAGAAGAACGGGAGAAGTTTAGAAGCCAGAAGAAAAGCCGCCATGGGACGGGAGCGCCGGGCGGTAAAGACTCTGGGCATCATCATGGGCACGTTCATCCTGTGCTGGCTGCCGTTTTTCACCGTGGCGCTCGTGCTGCCCTTCTGCAAGTCCAGATGTTTCATGCCCAAGTGGCTCGGAGACGTGATCAACTGGCTCGGCTACTCCAACTCGCTCCTGAACCCGGTCATCTACGCCTACTTCAACAAGGACTTCCAGAACGCCTTCAAAAAGATCCTTAGGTGTAAATGCATCCGCCGGTGA